From a region of the Helianthus annuus cultivar XRQ/B chromosome 5, HanXRQr2.0-SUNRISE, whole genome shotgun sequence genome:
- the LOC110940049 gene encoding uncharacterized protein C24B11.05, protein MEYQNQSKYECLLFDVDDTIYPLSSGLSAQCTKNIIEYMVNKLDIDESKVLEMNTKLYREYGTSMAGLRALGYDFDHDDYHSFVHGRLPYEYLKPDPVLRSLLHSLPIRKVIFSNANEAHVAEVLHRLGLEDCFDDVICFESLNPTNQIDNPSAPNGSVIGYDNNGELPESPIVCKPFENAFHQAFKMAKINPHKTLFFDDSIRNIQTSKLTGLTTVLVGSSQRKTGVDYALESIHNIREALPELWESVSKKLDVGFSQKIAIETPAEA, encoded by the exons ATGGAATACCAAAACCAGTCAAAATATGAATGCCTTCTCTTTG ATGTTGACGATACTATTTATCCGCTGAGCTCGGGTTTATCAGCACAGTGCACCAAAAACATCATAG AGTATATGGTGAACAAGCTCGATATAGACGAGAGCAAAGTACTAGAAATGAATACTAAACTCTACAGAGAATACGGGACATCAATGGCTGGTCTTCGG GCTTTAGGCTATGATTTCGACCATGATGACTACCACAG TTTTGTCCATGGGAGATTGCCTTATGAATATTTGAAACCCGACCCGGTTTTGAGAAGTCTTTTGCATAGCCTGCCAATAAGGAAAGTG ATTTTTTCGAATGCAAACGAGGCACATGTGGCTGAAGTTCTTCATAGACTTGGACTGGAGGACTGCTTTGATGATGTCATATGTTTCGAGTCTTTGAATCCTACAAACCAAATCGACAATCCTAGTGCTCCCAATGGTTCTGTTATCGGATATGATAACAATGGTGAATTACCCGAGAGTCCTATTGTTTGTAAACCTTTTGAAAACGCGTTCCATCAGGCTTTCAAGATGGCAAAGATTAACCCTCATAAAACT TTGTTCTTTGACGACAGTATTCGCAATATACAAACTTCAAAACTCACGGGCCTCACCACCGTGTTG GTTGGGTCATCACAGCGTAAAACAGGGGTCGATTACGCTTTAGAGAGCATTCACAACATAAGGGAAGCACTGCCAGAGCTATGGGAATCGGTCAGTAAGAAATTAGATGTTGGTTTTTCACAAAAGATTGCGATTGAGACTCCTGCGGAAGCTTAG
- the LOC110940047 gene encoding uncharacterized protein C24B11.05, translating to MEYENKLPESKYECLLFDVDDTLYPLSSGLSVECTKNIKEYMVDRLDIEESKVPEMCARLYTDYGTTMAGLRALGYDFDHDDYHRFVHGRLPYEYLQPDAYLRSLLNSLPIRKVIFSNANEAHVAEVLGRLGLEDCFDDVICFETLNTQNQTTDAPIPTTSVVGDSLEPVGLVPTSPIVCKPSENAFQLAFKMANINPHETLFFDDSIRNIQTAKLTGLSTVLVGSSQRKSGVDYALESIHNIKEALPELGELVNKSKDVRKIAIETPVEA from the exons ATGGAATACGAAAACAAGTTACCCGAATCGAAATACGAATGTCTTCTTTTTG ATGTTGATGATACTCTTTATCCTCTAAGTTCTGGCCTATCAGTAGAGTGCACCAAGAACATCAAAG AGTATATGGTGGATAGGCTTGATATAGAAGAATCTAAAGTACCAGAAATGTGTGCTCGACTCTACACGGATTACGGGACAACAATGGCTGGTCTTCGG GCTCTTGGTTATGATTTTGACCATGATGACTACCACAG ATTTGTTCATGGGAGATTGCCTTACGAGTATCTACAACCCGACGCTTATCTTAGAAGTCTTTTAAATAGTTTGCCGATAAGGAAAGTG ATTTTCTCAAATGCGAATGAGGCGCACGTGGCTGAAGTACTTGGCCGACTTGGATTAGAGGACTGCTTTGATGATGTCATATGTTTCGAGACTTTAAACACTCAAAACCAAACCACTGATGCTCCTATTCCTACAACTTCTGTTGTTGGAGATAGTCTTGAACCGGTTGGTTTAGTACCAACGAGTCCCATTGTTTGCAAACCGTCGGAAAACGCTTTCCAACTTGCTTTTAAGATGGCGAACATTAACCCTCATGAAACC TTGTTCTTTGATGACAGTATACGCAATATACAGACCGCGAAGCTCACGGGCCTCAGCACTGTGTTG GTTGGATCATCACAGCGTAAGAGCGGGGTGGACTATGCTTTAGAGAGCATACACAACATCAAGGAAGCACTGCCCGAGCTAGGGGAATTGGTCAACAAGTCAAAGGATGTTCGAAAGATTGCAATTGAAACTCCTGTGGAAGCTTAA
- the LOC110942727 gene encoding uncharacterized mitochondrial protein AtMg00810-like produces the protein MVTVRCVLTIAINNGWDVHQLDVNNAFLYGNLNEEVYMTLPDGYNPSHINKVCKLKKSLYGLKQALRMWNEKLVDVLLDLGFEQSKCNHSMFVKTSKSVFILLLVYVDDIVITGNCSIEISKIKALLKSKFLIKDLGILKYFLGIEVLKTDGLCLSQRKYCLDLLAEFGLTGCKPVNSPIEPNHILTHLCEKDNTPLPDVSVYQKLVGKLIYLSHTRPDIVYSVQYLSQYMHNPTNAHFKIALRLLRYLKGSPGKGILLNKGDSLDLKAFADSDWGKCVNSRKSITGFCVFLGNSLVSWKSKKQSTIFRSSAEAEYRAMCAATCEIIWLIKILKELKIDIKLPVSLFCDKTSAISITANPVFHDRTKHFEIDLCFLREKISKGFIKTVGISSEDQTADGFTKGLHIQAHDKVCEKLGLFNCFAY, from the coding sequence ATGGTTACTGTCAGATGCGTTCTAACCATTGCTATTAATAATGGTTGGGATGTTCATCAACTTGATGTAAATAACGCTTTTCTATATGGTAATTTAAATGAAGAAGTCTATATGACCCTTCCCGATGGTTATAATCCCAGCCATATTAATAAAGTTTGTAAGCTTAAAAAGTCTCTCTATGGTCTTAAACAAGCTCTTCGAATGTGGAATGAGAAGCTTGTTGATGTTTTACTTGATCTTGGGTTTGAACAAAGTAAATGTAACCACTCCATGTTTGTCAAAACCAGTAAATCTGTGTTTATTCTTTTACTTGTATATGTGGATGATATAGTCATAACTGGAAATTGTTCTATTGAGATTTCTAAAATTAAAGCTCTTCTTAAATCTAAATTTCTTATTAAGGATCTGGGAATTCTAAAATACTTCCTTGGAATTGAGGTTTTAAAAACTGATGGTTTATGTTTATCTCAAAGGAAATATTGTCTTGACTTACTTGCTGAATTTGGCCTGACTGGATGTAAACCTGTTAACAGTCCAATTGAACCTAATCATATTTTAACACACTTGTGTGAAAAAGATAATACACCTTTACCTGATGTCTCTGTTTATCAAAAATTAGTGGGAAAACTAATATATCTTTCACATACTAGACCTGATATTGTTTATTCGGTCCAGTATCTAAGTCAATATATGCACAATCCCACTAATGCTCATTTCAAAATAGCTTTAAGACTTTTAAGGTATCTTAAGGGTTCTCCTGGAAAAGGTATATTGCTCAACAAAGGGGATTCCTTAGATCTTAAAGCCTTTGCTGATTCTGACTGGGGCAAATGCGTAAACTCTAGGAAATCTATAACTGGTTTCTGTGTCTTCTTAGGGAACTCTCTTGTCTCATGGAAAAGCAAAAAACAGTCTACCATTTTTAGATCttctgctgaggcagaatatcgTGCTATGTGTGCTGCGACATGTGAAATCATTTGGCTTATCAAAattttaaaagaacttaaaattgaTATTAAGCTTCCTGTTTCTCTTTTTTGTGACAAGACATCAGCTATTTCGATAACTGCTAACCCTGTTTTCCACGATCGAACAAAACACTTTGAAATTGATCTCTGCTTCTTACGAGAAAAAATTTCAAAAGGGTTTATTAAGACCGTTGGCATCTCGTCTGAAGATCAAACTGCAGATGGATTTACAAAAGGGCTGCATATTCAAGCTCATGATAAGGTTTGTGAAAAACTTGGCTTATTTAACTGTTTTGCATATTGA